From Weissella confusa, a single genomic window includes:
- a CDS encoding WxL protein peptidoglycan domain-containing protein — protein sequence MRREMGITILVIALLVPGSVHAATVGHDDYSVTYIESNSQRPSARGVGYADVIAAPGTSQTLRYQIQNISAKTIKVDMTKGTAGSSENGSVVYTTENWPNKDFVNLPTRMENHLTVDEPVITLTPGQIKTVTAQLSMPDAPFDGTIAGGVGFKEENQYHTASTQYRLNAQVKYDIAVLAQNAEPKIYNMQPSVVSEGAKLVDGQAGFVFHFQNPYPAFINRVKMDVEITSPSGKKYHRVQSMMQLAPNTRLNWTIWLGGDKVEAGTYRVSVNGSAAEPATLVPGAITKQTDTDKSSATKTASSSDAKSSVAPENELTVPDDQAASAQSSVSVATSEAQSAGSSILVPSSRKLKATTNVPISTAQARHLNSTLVNAGHHLNPIITKVLLGLGALAGFLWFLWYKRRHHTVYFYTEDDLLVAKEHCTSHLFKKQMRLDVPAGFLAVKQDGDGEAVYDMTGQPVLVAKVAVDYRQESQSFTVIAKTEGGEGTHEEMAN from the coding sequence ATGCGACGTGAAATGGGGATAACAATTTTAGTGATCGCACTATTAGTGCCTGGTTCTGTGCATGCAGCCACGGTCGGGCACGATGATTACAGTGTGACGTACATCGAGTCTAATTCGCAGCGACCAAGTGCACGCGGTGTTGGGTACGCCGACGTGATTGCAGCACCTGGCACATCACAAACATTGCGTTATCAAATTCAAAATATTTCAGCGAAGACTATCAAGGTTGATATGACCAAGGGAACAGCCGGCAGTAGTGAAAACGGTAGCGTTGTCTACACGACTGAAAATTGGCCAAATAAGGACTTTGTCAATTTGCCCACGCGTATGGAAAACCATTTGACGGTCGATGAACCAGTGATTACATTGACGCCGGGACAAATCAAGACGGTGACTGCACAATTGTCTATGCCTGATGCACCGTTCGATGGCACGATCGCCGGTGGGGTTGGTTTTAAAGAGGAGAATCAATACCACACGGCATCAACACAATATCGTTTGAATGCGCAAGTGAAGTATGACATTGCGGTATTGGCGCAAAACGCTGAGCCAAAAATTTATAACATGCAGCCTTCCGTCGTTTCAGAAGGAGCGAAGCTCGTTGATGGACAAGCTGGCTTTGTATTCCACTTCCAGAATCCTTACCCAGCATTCATTAATCGTGTGAAGATGGACGTGGAAATTACATCACCGAGCGGTAAGAAGTATCACCGTGTGCAGTCGATGATGCAACTGGCGCCAAATACACGTTTGAATTGGACAATATGGCTAGGCGGTGACAAGGTTGAAGCTGGTACATATCGCGTGTCAGTGAATGGGTCGGCTGCTGAACCGGCTACACTGGTTCCTGGGGCGATTACCAAGCAAACCGATACAGACAAGAGTAGTGCGACAAAGACAGCAAGTTCGAGTGATGCTAAGAGTTCAGTGGCACCTGAAAATGAGCTGACAGTCCCTGATGATCAGGCAGCATCAGCCCAAAGTTCAGTCAGCGTCGCCACATCTGAAGCGCAATCGGCTGGTTCATCTATTTTGGTGCCAAGTAGTCGCAAATTGAAGGCGACGACTAATGTGCCGATTTCAACGGCGCAAGCAAGGCACTTAAATAGTACATTGGTCAATGCAGGACATCATTTGAATCCGATTATCACGAAGGTATTGCTTGGGTTAGGCGCACTGGCTGGATTCTTGTGGTTCTTGTGGTACAAGCGCCGTCATCACACGGTTTACTTCTACACAGAAGATGACCTGTTGGTGGCCAAAGAACACTGCACATCACATCTCTTTAAGAAACAAATGCGACTTGATGTCCCTGCCGGCTTCTTAGCTGTGAAGCAGGATGGGGATGGCGAAGCAGTCTATGACATGACAGGACAACCAGTCCTTGTGGCAAAGGTTGCTGTTGATTATCGTCAAGAGAGTCAATCATTTACTGTGATTGCGAAAACGGAAGGAGGGGAAGGCACTCATGAAGAAATGGCAAACTAA
- a CDS encoding WxL protein peptidoglycan domain-containing protein: MSIKRLALTGLVVGASLLTVTNVHAAGNDYTVQAVVPATQIDKTNVSYFDMKLNPGQTESLTFNLTNTSNKAITVDISKGTAGTTNGGTVDYAATSGFDKTLPARLGDAIETPDKVSLNPKETKAVNAKITMPDATTSGIYAGGVKFTEEGQGGGGNGKGMQLGNVFSYAIAVLARNSTDGNDVADTLTPNGVTLSSDKGISSINTNVINPKAALLNRLEIVGSVKDSSGQTYMSETQKMMQMAPNSNFDFSMTSNGKEIKAGKYLAKYTAFWSQDANGQYADAKGTRFDYTKTWE, encoded by the coding sequence ATGAGTATTAAGCGATTAGCTTTAACAGGTTTGGTAGTGGGTGCCAGCTTGTTAACAGTAACTAATGTACACGCCGCAGGTAATGACTATACCGTTCAAGCGGTTGTGCCAGCAACACAAATTGATAAGACAAATGTGTCTTATTTTGATATGAAGTTGAATCCTGGTCAAACGGAATCATTGACGTTCAATTTGACTAACACGAGTAATAAGGCAATTACTGTTGATATTTCAAAGGGAACCGCTGGTACTACTAACGGCGGTACTGTTGATTATGCCGCAACGTCAGGATTTGACAAGACGCTTCCTGCTCGCCTAGGGGATGCGATTGAGACTCCAGATAAAGTATCGCTTAACCCTAAGGAAACCAAAGCCGTTAATGCCAAGATTACGATGCCAGATGCGACGACTTCAGGAATTTACGCTGGTGGTGTGAAGTTTACTGAAGAGGGTCAAGGTGGCGGTGGCAATGGTAAGGGAATGCAACTTGGTAACGTGTTTTCTTATGCCATTGCTGTACTAGCCCGTAATTCAACGGATGGTAACGATGTTGCAGATACCTTGACCCCAAATGGTGTGACTTTGAGTAGTGATAAGGGAATTTCTTCTATCAATACGAATGTCATCAATCCAAAGGCAGCGCTATTAAATCGTTTGGAGATTGTTGGTAGTGTGAAGGACTCAAGCGGTCAAACGTATATGAGTGAAACACAAAAGATGATGCAAATGGCACCAAATTCTAACTTTGACTTCTCTATGACGTCAAACGGTAAGGAAATTAAGGCTGGTAAGTACTTGGCTAAGTACACAGCCTTCTGGAGCCAAGACGCTAACGGGCAATACGCAGATGCCAAGGGTACGCGTTTCGATTACACGAAGACATGGGAATAA
- a CDS encoding peptide chain release factor 3 gives MKMASLQEEMQTRRTFAIISHPDAGKTTITEQLLKLGGVVREAGTVKGRKGNFAKSDWMEIEQTRGISVTSSVLQFDFDGKRINILDTPGHEDFSEDTYRTLMAVDSVIMVVDSAKGIEPQTKKLFEIVSERHIPIFTFFNKLDRDGRDALDLVDELESTLGINAYPMNWPIGSGQILAGLFDLYHNNVEVFRPESEAARFLPLNEAGTDLAEPNKLQDNPLWAETRDEIEMLKDAGNQFDEQAVMNGELTPVFFGSALQGFGIETFLQTYMQFAPAPSAKNTVDGNQVEPGNEQFSGFVFKIQANMNPNHRDRIAFVRIVSGEFERGMDVTLARTNKKIRLSNVTQFMADTRENVENAYPGDIIGVYDTGNFQIGDTIFAGKKAVEFEELPTFTPELFMRVHAKNVLKQKSFHKGVTQLVQEGTIQMYTAWDSGDYILGAVGALQFEVFQFRMENEYNTEVSLEPMGSKIARWINPEQLDPRMASSRNLLVRDRAEQPVFLFENQFAERWFKDKYPDVDLEEKL, from the coding sequence ATAAAAATGGCATCATTACAAGAGGAAATGCAAACGCGCCGCACGTTTGCGATTATTTCCCACCCCGACGCCGGTAAGACGACGATCACTGAGCAATTGTTGAAGCTTGGTGGTGTAGTTCGTGAAGCTGGAACGGTTAAGGGACGTAAGGGAAACTTTGCAAAGTCAGACTGGATGGAAATTGAGCAAACGCGTGGAATTTCCGTAACATCATCTGTTTTGCAATTTGATTTTGACGGTAAGCGTATCAATATCTTGGACACCCCAGGACACGAAGATTTCTCTGAAGACACGTACCGTACGTTGATGGCTGTTGACTCAGTTATCATGGTGGTCGACTCTGCAAAGGGTATCGAGCCACAAACAAAGAAGTTGTTCGAAATTGTTAGTGAACGTCACATTCCAATTTTTACATTCTTCAACAAGTTGGACCGTGATGGTCGCGATGCCTTGGACTTGGTTGATGAATTGGAGTCAACGTTGGGAATCAACGCCTACCCAATGAATTGGCCAATTGGATCAGGACAAATTTTGGCTGGGTTGTTTGATTTGTATCACAACAATGTCGAAGTGTTCCGTCCAGAATCAGAAGCTGCTCGTTTCTTGCCTTTGAACGAAGCTGGTACTGATTTGGCAGAGCCAAACAAGTTGCAAGACAACCCACTTTGGGCTGAAACGCGCGACGAAATCGAAATGTTGAAGGACGCCGGAAACCAATTCGATGAGCAAGCCGTTATGAACGGTGAGTTGACGCCAGTCTTCTTCGGTTCAGCCTTGCAAGGATTCGGAATTGAGACGTTCTTGCAAACGTACATGCAATTCGCACCAGCACCTTCAGCTAAGAACACGGTTGATGGTAACCAAGTTGAACCTGGTAACGAGCAATTCTCAGGATTCGTCTTCAAGATTCAAGCGAACATGAACCCTAACCACCGTGACCGTATCGCCTTTGTACGTATCGTATCTGGTGAGTTTGAGCGTGGTATGGATGTCACGCTTGCACGAACGAACAAGAAGATTCGTTTGTCTAACGTGACGCAGTTTATGGCTGACACGCGTGAGAACGTTGAGAATGCTTATCCTGGTGATATCATCGGTGTTTATGACACGGGTAACTTCCAAATCGGTGACACGATTTTCGCCGGTAAGAAGGCGGTTGAATTTGAAGAGTTGCCAACGTTTACACCTGAATTGTTCATGCGTGTTCACGCTAAGAACGTTTTGAAGCAAAAGTCATTCCACAAGGGTGTGACGCAATTGGTTCAAGAAGGAACAATTCAAATGTACACGGCCTGGGATTCAGGGGATTATATCCTTGGTGCCGTTGGTGCGTTGCAATTCGAAGTTTTCCAATTCCGTATGGAAAACGAATACAACACGGAAGTTAGTTTGGAGCCAATGGGTTCAAAGATTGCACGCTGGATTAACCCAGAGCAACTTGATCCACGCATGGCTTCATCACGTAATTTGCTAGTACGTGACCGTGCGGAGCAACCAGTATTCTTGTTCGAAAACCAATTCGCAGAACGCTGGTTTAAGGATAAGTACCCAGATGTTGATTTGGAGGAAAAGCTATGA
- a CDS encoding replication-associated recombination protein A encodes MQQPLAFRMRPRTIEEIVGQQHLVGEGKIINRMVTAKMLSSMILYGPPGTGKTSIASAIAGSTKYAFRILNAATDSKKDLQIVAEEAKMSGTVVLLLDEIHRLDKTKQDFLLPHLESGRIVLIGATTENPYLSILPAIRSRTQIFEVKPLSEDDMKTAIQRALTDKERGLGNFDAVLDDEAERQLVYATNGDLRSALNGLELAVKSTAPSEDGKVHITLPIVEETVQRKALTADKDGDGHYDVISALQKSIRGSDTDAALHYLARLIEAGDLPIIARRLRVIAYEDIGLANPAVAARAVTAIEAAEKLGFPEARIPLANATIELALSPKSNSAYTAIDAALADVRKGGTGDVPDHLRDAHYKGAEKLGHGVEYVYPHGHPGDWVPQQYLPDKLNGANYFVPAGNSKVEQAYKEQYQKLRDAQKNGLR; translated from the coding sequence ATGCAACAACCATTAGCATTTCGCATGCGACCTCGCACCATCGAAGAAATTGTTGGACAACAACATCTAGTTGGTGAAGGGAAGATTATTAATCGCATGGTGACGGCTAAAATGCTGTCGTCGATGATTTTATATGGCCCTCCAGGCACGGGTAAGACGAGTATCGCCAGTGCCATTGCCGGGTCAACGAAGTATGCGTTCCGTATTTTGAATGCGGCAACGGATAGCAAGAAAGATCTACAAATTGTGGCTGAAGAAGCCAAGATGTCTGGCACGGTTGTCTTGTTGCTAGACGAAATTCACCGTCTGGATAAGACGAAACAAGATTTTTTGTTGCCTCACCTGGAGAGTGGGCGCATCGTGCTGATTGGTGCCACAACGGAGAATCCGTACTTATCGATTTTGCCGGCCATTCGTTCACGTACGCAAATCTTTGAAGTAAAGCCGTTGTCTGAAGATGACATGAAGACGGCTATTCAAAGAGCGTTGACTGATAAGGAACGCGGCTTAGGTAACTTCGATGCCGTGCTGGACGATGAGGCCGAGCGCCAATTGGTTTATGCAACGAACGGTGATTTGCGTTCAGCGTTGAATGGCTTGGAGTTGGCAGTTAAGTCAACGGCACCAAGTGAAGATGGTAAGGTGCACATCACGTTACCGATTGTTGAAGAGACGGTGCAACGTAAAGCGTTGACGGCGGACAAGGATGGGGATGGGCACTATGATGTTATCTCCGCTTTGCAAAAGTCGATTCGTGGTAGTGATACGGATGCTGCGTTGCACTACTTGGCCCGTTTGATTGAAGCAGGCGATTTGCCAATTATTGCGCGACGTTTGCGTGTGATTGCCTACGAAGATATCGGCTTGGCAAATCCAGCGGTTGCGGCGCGTGCTGTAACCGCAATTGAAGCCGCTGAGAAACTTGGCTTTCCGGAGGCGCGTATTCCATTGGCCAATGCAACGATTGAATTGGCATTGTCGCCTAAGTCGAATTCAGCCTATACCGCAATCGATGCGGCGTTGGCTGATGTGCGCAAGGGTGGCACTGGCGATGTGCCGGATCATTTGCGTGATGCGCACTACAAGGGTGCTGAAAAACTGGGGCACGGTGTGGAATACGTTTATCCACACGGGCATCCCGGCGATTGGGTACCACAACAATATTTGCCAGATAAACTTAATGGGGCCAACTATTTCGTGCCGGCGGGAAATTCTAAGGTTGAGCAAGCCTATAAGGAACAGTACCAAAAGTTGCGTGACGCTCAGAAAAATGGTTTACGTTAA
- a CDS encoding universal stress protein — translation MADTNVNYKNILIPVDGSKEAEAALGKAIQVALRNGEDANLHILHVIDTRAFQNVTDFKTTMVEQVAETAKKTLETYLQQAKDAGVKNVDYTIEYGSPKDIIAHQAPEKMNVDLIMIGATGLNAIERLLIGSVTEYVTRTANVDTLIVRAK, via the coding sequence ATGGCTGATACTAATGTAAACTACAAGAACATTTTGATTCCAGTTGATGGATCAAAGGAAGCTGAAGCTGCTTTGGGGAAGGCAATTCAAGTTGCATTGCGTAATGGGGAAGACGCTAACTTGCACATTTTGCACGTTATCGATACACGCGCATTCCAAAACGTAACGGACTTCAAGACGACGATGGTCGAGCAAGTTGCTGAAACTGCAAAGAAGACTTTGGAGACTTACTTGCAACAAGCTAAGGATGCTGGTGTTAAGAACGTGGACTACACAATTGAGTACGGTTCACCAAAGGACATCATTGCTCACCAAGCGCCTGAGAAGATGAATGTTGATTTGATTATGATTGGTGCTACTGGTTTGAACGCCATTGAGCGCTTGTTGATTGGATCAGTTACTGAATACGTAACGCGTACAGCAAACGTTGATACGTTGATTGTTCGTGCTAAGTAA
- a CDS encoding YueI family protein translates to MPEMDPHMQAAVYGTPQINPDERNHYLGTFRERIYAAQTRETFGQPAYMATWEKQFKAHPDGTLLLNGHLPMDDLEPYIKLASKSHVGFTLKSDDVFDRSDVVAVFTAKEAVNVDQIDIVKLTETPAATTTTPSTSEKKPWYKKLFG, encoded by the coding sequence ATGCCTGAGATGGATCCACACATGCAAGCGGCGGTATACGGGACGCCACAAATTAACCCTGACGAACGCAACCACTACTTGGGAACGTTCCGCGAGCGCATTTATGCGGCGCAGACTCGCGAAACGTTTGGACAACCAGCCTACATGGCGACATGGGAGAAGCAATTCAAAGCGCACCCAGATGGGACGTTGCTATTGAATGGCCACCTACCTATGGACGACTTGGAGCCATATATTAAATTGGCCTCAAAGAGCCACGTTGGGTTCACGTTAAAGTCAGACGATGTGTTTGATCGTTCAGACGTGGTGGCTGTCTTCACGGCTAAAGAAGCGGTGAACGTTGACCAAATCGATATCGTAAAGTTGACGGAAACGCCTGCAGCAACAACGACGACACCAAGCACGTCGGAAAAGAAGCCTTGGTACAAGAAGCTATTTGGGTAA
- a CDS encoding WxL protein peptidoglycan domain-containing protein, with amino-acid sequence MAKWVKLAIAAAVAVPMLMTTAYAADDYSVVAVQPDNQRTESDNAGYVDVKAEPGSQQTLQFQLSNTSNKTIKIKMNAGTATTSDNGAINYATQDVKPTLTDGLVNKMGDYLKADQSEITLKPGQNTTATATLKAPAQQFEGRMAGGVSFVEENQNRSTQSTNSMKINATYEYDVAVLLSNNQRIAEGMLQMGGVKATQVNRHTVFAVNVKNPTSSFINALGMKTTVTGPDGVKFTRMQANMQMAPNTQFNWGIYTNGKALKTGDYRVVTDTYWSKDGQRRFKFSGDKYTYHIQTEKTVHVTAKQAADLNKRDYDLQISSKMPLAYKVFIGILLAIAAIILWFVFFKKRNVTVQVIDLMTNRIVMKERARASRMGKVTLTLPESVRLMNDKHATLTDERTLVVKATQTYIEVEVAALSTSKG; translated from the coding sequence ATGGCCAAGTGGGTTAAATTGGCAATCGCTGCTGCGGTTGCTGTGCCAATGTTGATGACGACTGCTTATGCAGCCGATGACTATAGTGTGGTGGCGGTTCAACCGGACAATCAACGCACGGAATCTGATAATGCAGGTTATGTTGATGTGAAGGCTGAGCCAGGATCACAACAGACATTGCAATTCCAATTGTCTAACACGTCAAATAAGACGATTAAAATTAAAATGAATGCCGGAACGGCCACGACGAGTGATAACGGTGCGATTAACTACGCTACACAAGATGTAAAGCCAACGTTGACGGATGGTTTGGTTAACAAGATGGGTGACTATCTGAAGGCTGACCAATCAGAAATCACGCTAAAGCCTGGTCAAAACACGACGGCAACGGCAACGTTGAAGGCACCTGCGCAACAATTTGAAGGACGTATGGCTGGTGGGGTTAGCTTTGTTGAAGAGAATCAGAATCGATCGACCCAGTCAACGAATTCAATGAAGATTAATGCCACGTACGAATATGACGTGGCGGTTTTGTTGTCTAACAACCAACGCATTGCGGAAGGTATGTTGCAAATGGGTGGTGTGAAGGCGACGCAAGTTAACCGTCACACTGTGTTCGCTGTTAACGTTAAGAATCCAACATCAAGTTTCATCAACGCGTTGGGGATGAAGACAACCGTTACGGGACCTGATGGTGTGAAATTTACGCGTATGCAAGCGAACATGCAGATGGCGCCAAATACCCAATTCAACTGGGGCATTTACACCAACGGTAAGGCGCTTAAGACGGGTGACTACCGTGTTGTAACGGATACTTACTGGTCAAAGGACGGCCAACGTCGCTTTAAGTTTAGTGGCGACAAGTACACGTACCACATTCAAACTGAAAAGACGGTTCACGTGACAGCTAAGCAAGCTGCTGATTTGAACAAGCGTGACTACGACTTGCAAATCAGCTCAAAGATGCCGTTGGCCTACAAGGTCTTCATTGGTATTTTGCTAGCAATTGCGGCAATTATCTTGTGGTTCGTCTTCTTCAAGAAGCGCAATGTCACGGTCCAAGTTATTGATTTGATGACAAACCGTATTGTGATGAAGGAACGTGCCCGTGCGTCACGCATGGGTAAGGTGACGTTGACGTTGCCAGAATCAGTACGCTTGATGAATGATAAGCATGCAACATTGACGGATGAGCGTACGTTGGTTGTTAAGGCAACGCAAACGTATATTGAAGTTGAAGTCGCAGCATTATCAACGTCAAAAGGATAG
- a CDS encoding WxL protein peptidoglycan domain-containing protein, whose protein sequence is MKKLLLIISFMVVSWQMPTVVHAEQESGIAVSLEQPTAQRDDAQEVSYADVTTKPGDRTTLTFDIANQATHDITVAVSAGTAGTSANGAVIYGTQNWPDSRFAGLPARMEQYLTPADPKVTVPAGSVRKTTVTLVTPDNGISGVMAGGVTFTAEGQADVNSQNATMNFNTEVGYTVAVLNRTSSSILVPNLTIGKASARVIASEAAISMQLINNTQTFLNSLYMRISIVGPRGTYLQREASNMQMAPNSQFNYKVWAGEQDLPAGNYTVTAVGYYGREDGLRYDAPNGKRYAYRTFSKTNLYISDKAAAKLHKQNAMLRKSLFWQPLFWMTIGVAVVLIVFFIWLLTRRRRVHYKFMLADGEIVARGHVHLRRKGHATIEIPSGYVLTGDTHEISSGQIVLKGTKLQNDFVVREG, encoded by the coding sequence ATGAAAAAGTTATTGTTAATCATTAGTTTCATGGTCGTCAGTTGGCAAATGCCAACAGTTGTCCATGCTGAACAAGAGAGCGGGATTGCGGTTAGTTTGGAACAGCCGACCGCTCAGCGAGATGATGCGCAAGAGGTGAGTTACGCTGACGTGACGACTAAGCCTGGTGATCGTACGACGCTTACGTTTGATATTGCGAACCAAGCAACTCATGACATCACAGTTGCTGTGTCAGCAGGAACGGCGGGTACCAGTGCGAATGGTGCGGTGATTTATGGCACACAAAACTGGCCGGATAGTCGTTTCGCTGGACTGCCAGCACGCATGGAACAATATTTGACACCGGCAGACCCTAAGGTGACGGTACCAGCAGGATCAGTACGAAAGACTACTGTGACTTTGGTGACGCCAGATAATGGTATTTCTGGTGTTATGGCAGGTGGGGTGACGTTTACGGCTGAAGGGCAAGCAGACGTCAATTCACAAAATGCGACGATGAACTTCAATACAGAAGTTGGTTACACTGTTGCCGTTTTGAATCGCACGAGCAGTAGTATTTTGGTGCCTAACTTAACCATTGGTAAGGCGTCAGCTAGGGTGATTGCGAGTGAAGCCGCTATTAGTATGCAGCTCATTAACAATACGCAGACGTTTTTGAATAGTTTGTATATGCGTATCTCAATCGTTGGACCCCGCGGAACGTACTTGCAACGTGAGGCATCTAATATGCAGATGGCGCCTAATTCACAGTTCAATTACAAAGTCTGGGCTGGTGAACAGGATTTGCCTGCTGGCAATTATACTGTGACGGCTGTTGGCTATTATGGCCGTGAAGATGGGCTACGTTACGATGCGCCAAACGGTAAGCGCTATGCTTATCGCACGTTTAGTAAGACGAATTTGTACATTAGCGATAAGGCAGCAGCAAAGTTGCATAAGCAAAATGCGATGCTACGCAAGAGTCTATTCTGGCAACCATTGTTCTGGATGACGATTGGTGTGGCTGTTGTATTGATTGTGTTCTTTATTTGGTTGCTAACGCGTCGTCGCCGTGTGCACTATAAGTTCATGTTAGCGGATGGCGAAATTGTCGCACGTGGTCATGTGCATTTGCGTCGCAAGGGACATGCCACGATCGAAATCCCGTCAGGATACGTGTTGACGGGCGATACACATGAAATTTCATCTGGACAAATTGTCTTAAAGGGCACGAAATTGCAGAACGATTTTGTTGTACGTGAGGGATAA
- a CDS encoding helix-turn-helix domain-containing protein: MRSYGEVLNDVRQDKNVSVAQIEKLGISKSRWYRIAVGEAELSLKELTDVLTLLTMTFSELAAAVGKPLLRPYSIVSLFAMSLPELAEAVENERVVAAGGTDDYALLAAELVQDIRTTGNIIDFDAVTKLTTMLLETENYTLIELNIAGLLAALLDPDDFMVVYQRYVRTITMFNTYLPIDVWGIATQMHIQAIKKFLMVPSNRSRENTRFILEAIINQPTASGTVELLMLKRLAIYVRDDEAFENPMLDGIVNNMLEAAEREQALTIGLEPSDLNLRKVWEAYRAERETYWQAATDDKHFPVFAAGTELPYFNHFGTLFKWIMDGKNITVEQIEAVGVSAYKLKRAYKDPDLLHSSDLECLMRQMRLIPADLDASISSQFINTETETWVQYTPELTAPGMYHVMAEVAKHNYDHTKSRRDLEVSFRYRAMDGMANYPGWLTSDDAVTLGHEIMDELMSLDVWHERELRLIKYGILGINSVAETEVWQRQFETIYTKTNAPYALLDNVLEALELATFRAALLENRELVHFYTTLSRQLGAQQVRDGSLALQWRWIMLDFFDIIFDDPQRVISLLSHYIVDYQTMTGDAEAVGRFRTILQALVERENPGQA, encoded by the coding sequence ATGAGAAGTTATGGTGAAGTGCTCAATGATGTTCGACAAGATAAGAACGTCAGCGTAGCACAAATTGAAAAGCTGGGTATCAGTAAATCGCGGTGGTACCGCATTGCTGTGGGTGAGGCTGAGCTTTCATTAAAAGAATTAACAGATGTACTAACGCTGTTGACGATGACGTTTTCGGAGTTGGCAGCAGCAGTTGGTAAGCCATTGCTTCGACCATATAGTATTGTGTCGTTGTTTGCGATGTCATTACCGGAACTGGCTGAGGCCGTTGAGAACGAACGGGTCGTAGCAGCGGGTGGAACGGATGATTACGCTTTGTTGGCTGCTGAGTTAGTGCAAGATATTCGTACGACGGGCAACATTATCGATTTTGACGCAGTTACGAAGTTAACAACGATGTTGTTGGAAACTGAGAACTATACGCTGATCGAATTGAACATTGCCGGTTTGTTGGCGGCGCTGTTGGATCCGGATGATTTTATGGTGGTTTACCAACGCTACGTGCGTACAATTACGATGTTTAATACATACCTGCCAATCGATGTTTGGGGTATTGCAACACAGATGCATATTCAAGCCATTAAGAAGTTTTTGATGGTGCCGTCAAATCGCAGTCGTGAAAACACACGGTTTATTCTGGAAGCGATTATTAACCAACCGACCGCATCTGGTACGGTTGAATTGCTGATGCTTAAGCGTTTGGCAATTTACGTTCGTGATGATGAAGCATTTGAGAATCCAATGCTTGATGGAATAGTTAATAACATGTTGGAAGCAGCTGAACGTGAGCAAGCGCTTACGATTGGACTTGAGCCAAGTGATTTGAATTTGCGCAAGGTCTGGGAAGCTTACCGCGCTGAACGTGAGACCTATTGGCAAGCGGCTACAGATGACAAACATTTTCCAGTATTCGCGGCTGGTACGGAGTTGCCGTATTTCAATCACTTTGGGACGCTGTTCAAATGGATTATGGATGGTAAGAATATCACAGTTGAGCAAATTGAGGCAGTTGGCGTTTCGGCCTATAAGCTAAAGCGCGCATACAAGGATCCGGATTTGCTACATTCTAGTGATTTGGAATGCTTGATGCGTCAGATGCGCTTGATTCCAGCTGACTTGGATGCGTCAATTAGCAGTCAGTTTATCAACACTGAGACTGAAACTTGGGTGCAATATACGCCAGAGTTGACAGCGCCGGGGATGTACCACGTCATGGCTGAAGTGGCTAAGCATAATTACGATCACACGAAGAGTCGTCGTGACTTGGAAGTGTCATTCAGATACCGAGCAATGGATGGCATGGCAAACTATCCAGGTTGGTTGACATCGGATGACGCGGTAACGTTGGGTCACGAAATTATGGATGAGTTGATGAGCTTAGATGTCTGGCATGAACGTGAATTGCGCTTGATTAAGTACGGCATCCTAGGGATTAACTCTGTTGCGGAAACAGAAGTATGGCAGCGACAATTTGAGACTATCTATACGAAGACAAACGCCCCATATGCTTTGCTTGATAACGTGTTAGAGGCGCTTGAGTTAGCGACATTCCGAGCAGCGTTGCTTGAAAATCGCGAACTGGTCCATTTCTATACGACGTTGTCACGACAACTTGGTGCGCAACAGGTACGTGATGGTAGTTTGGCGTTGCAATGGCGCTGGATTATGCTCGACTTTTTTGACATTATTTTTGATGACCCACAACGGGTGATTAGTTTGTTAAGCCATTACATCGTTGATTATCAAACGATGACGGGTGATGCGGAAGCCGTCGGTCGTTTCCGTACAATTTTGCAAGCCTTAGTTGAACGTGAAAACCCAGGTCAGGCTTAA